Sequence from the Bacillaceae bacterium S4-13-56 genome:
TGATGATTAAATCTCGGTTCTTGGAGGAGGTTCATTAACGTCCCTGTACAGCCTGCCTTTGGATCACTTGCACCAAATACAACCCTTGGAATTCGCGATTGAACGATAGCTCCGGCACACATTGGACAAGGTTCCAAAGTAACATATAGGGTGCAATCCTCAAGTCTCCAGCTCCCTACTTCTTGATTTCCTTTTTCAATCACAATCATTTCTGCATGGGCTGTTGCTAGTTGATCCTTCTCACGATGATTAAAACCCCTAGCAATGATCTCCCCATTTTTAACAAGAACCGCTCCAATAGGGACTTCCCCCATTTCTCCAGCCTTTTTTGCTTCATTCATAGCTTCTTTCATATAAAAAACATCATCCAAAATAGATCCCTACTTTTTATGAAATTGGGCTTGCCCCCCTA
This genomic interval carries:
- the tadA gene encoding tRNA adenosine(34) deaminase TadA codes for the protein MLDDVFYMKEAMNEAKKAGEMGEVPIGAVLVKNGEIIARGFNHREKDQLATAHAEMIVIEKGNQEVGSWRLEDCTLYVTLEPCPMCAGAIVQSRIPRVVFGASDPKAGCTGTLMNLLQEPRFNHQSEVVGGILEEECSLLLSNFFRDLRERKKVKKTNNRN